One window of the Luteolibacter sp. Y139 genome contains the following:
- a CDS encoding nucleoid-associated protein, whose product MSAKIRFTSASATKLVLAKIGHPQREEPLQTSKQVYPIDEADRSTLTAIFLKPFKSLSGYRFHHHSSLDQHELNSCAKAIFQDPEKLLEKGCEIATRLYTKSNHPNIKSGDLCIAWVDDLEVDGNPVTGLCILKSESVVPFLSISTRDGDLQLHTEHGINPEKIDKGCLILNHHPNKGFLVLTFDRTGSDSRFWVRDFLGLVAVTDSPFLTNKFTDMAVAFAKQEEKAKKEAKKEAVKESGSEADSSAIDDTPPWEATTAANDALAYFEGKEQFSLQEFEEEVLRTPEAVEKFREHKAKVEEEQGQRFDDKFEISKKDVTKAKKRIGTVLKLDTGVEIHVKPTFVDQSEPVMERGFDEEKGKKFIKVFFNEEVGR is encoded by the coding sequence ATGTCCGCCAAGATCCGCTTCACTTCCGCTTCCGCCACCAAGCTCGTTCTCGCGAAAATCGGCCACCCGCAGCGCGAGGAGCCGCTGCAGACCTCGAAGCAGGTCTATCCCATCGACGAGGCGGACCGGAGCACGCTGACCGCGATTTTTCTCAAGCCTTTCAAGAGCCTTTCCGGCTACCGCTTCCACCACCACTCGTCGCTCGACCAGCACGAGCTGAACTCGTGCGCGAAGGCGATTTTCCAGGATCCGGAGAAGCTGCTCGAAAAGGGCTGCGAGATTGCGACGCGGCTCTACACCAAGTCGAATCACCCGAACATCAAGTCGGGCGACCTGTGCATTGCCTGGGTCGACGACCTCGAAGTGGATGGCAATCCCGTCACCGGCCTGTGCATCCTGAAGTCGGAGAGCGTGGTGCCCTTCCTCAGCATCTCGACGCGTGATGGCGACCTCCAGCTTCACACCGAGCACGGCATCAATCCGGAGAAGATCGACAAGGGCTGCCTGATCCTCAACCACCACCCGAACAAGGGCTTCCTCGTTCTGACCTTCGATCGCACGGGTTCCGACTCGCGTTTCTGGGTGCGGGATTTCCTCGGCTTGGTTGCCGTGACTGACAGTCCTTTCCTGACCAACAAGTTCACCGACATGGCTGTCGCCTTCGCGAAGCAGGAGGAGAAGGCCAAGAAGGAGGCGAAGAAAGAAGCAGTCAAGGAAAGCGGCTCGGAAGCCGACTCGTCGGCAATTGACGACACGCCGCCGTGGGAAGCAACCACCGCCGCCAACGATGCGTTGGCCTATTTCGAAGGGAAGGAGCAGTTCAGCCTCCAGGAATTCGAAGAGGAAGTACTACGGACGCCGGAGGCGGTGGAGAAGTTCCGCGAGCACAAGGCCAAGGTGGAGGAAGAGCAGGGCCAGCGCTTCGACGACAAGTTCGAGATTTCGAAGAAAGACGTGACCAAGGCCAAGAAACGAATTGGCACTGTGCTCAAGCTCGACACCGGGGTGGAGATCCACGTGAAGCCAACCTTCGTTGATCAGTCCGAGCCGGTGATGGAGCGGGGCTTCGATGAAGAGAAGGGTAAGAAGTTCATCAAGGTGTTCTTCAACGAGGAAGTGGGTCGCTGA
- a CDS encoding class I SAM-dependent methyltransferase: MARLVPLLVLVCVAVISAWAWFRSAEPVVLPKLPPVPAKVDSPPPVEEVPYTTGPASADGIGKFFHGREIAKVMGHPHINWLERPEREQEEAPSKAISDIDLAPDAVIADIGAGSGYYSFRISPKVPRGKVVAIDIQPEMLDFLRTKAAELKITNVEPHLGEIDDLKLPAGSLDAALMVDAYHEFSHPREMLASLLKALKPGGRIFLLEFRGEDPNVPIKPLHKMTEAQARLEFESAGFRFTGNLKPLPWQHLLVFERP; the protein is encoded by the coding sequence ATGGCCCGGTTGGTTCCCTTGCTCGTCCTCGTCTGCGTCGCCGTGATCTCGGCATGGGCGTGGTTCCGATCCGCAGAGCCGGTGGTTCTTCCCAAGCTCCCTCCGGTTCCAGCCAAGGTCGACTCGCCCCCACCCGTTGAGGAAGTCCCCTACACCACCGGTCCCGCCAGTGCTGATGGCATCGGCAAGTTCTTCCACGGCCGCGAGATCGCCAAGGTGATGGGCCATCCTCACATCAACTGGCTGGAACGTCCCGAACGCGAACAAGAGGAAGCCCCCAGCAAAGCCATCTCCGACATCGACCTGGCACCGGATGCCGTGATCGCCGACATCGGCGCGGGCTCCGGCTACTATAGCTTCCGTATTTCGCCCAAGGTCCCGCGCGGCAAGGTGGTCGCCATCGATATCCAGCCGGAGATGCTCGATTTCCTCCGGACGAAAGCGGCCGAACTCAAGATCACCAATGTGGAGCCCCACCTCGGCGAAATCGACGATCTCAAGCTCCCCGCCGGCTCTCTTGATGCCGCGCTGATGGTGGATGCCTACCATGAATTCTCTCATCCGCGCGAAATGCTCGCCTCGCTGCTCAAGGCATTGAAGCCGGGCGGTCGCATCTTCCTGCTAGAGTTCCGCGGCGAAGACCCGAACGTCCCGATCAAGCCGCTCCACAAAATGACCGAAGCGCAGGCGCGCTTGGAATTTGAGAGCGCGGGCTTCCGGTTCACGGGCAACCTGAAGCCGCTGCCCTGGCAGCACCTGCTGGTGTTCGAGCGGCCCTGA
- a CDS encoding dienelactone hydrolase family protein, translating into MATLTEAFTDLATSRGPMRVHTFTPAGGGKHPAVIFFSEIFQVTGPIRRMAAALAGEGYLVAVPEVYHEFEEPGCVLAYDQAGSDRGNELKYAKDLASYDEDVDVLVKWLQGHEACTGKIASHGVCLGGHLSLRAGFHEGISAVACFYPTDVHSATLGAGKSDDTLKRIGDLDAQMLFVWGRQDPHIPQAGRELIHARLEEAGRAFEWHEFNAAHAFLRDEGPRYNPALARVCMAVLLRFLGEALE; encoded by the coding sequence ATGGCCACGCTCACCGAAGCTTTCACCGATCTCGCGACCTCCCGCGGCCCGATGCGGGTGCATACCTTCACGCCGGCGGGCGGTGGGAAGCACCCTGCGGTGATCTTTTTCTCGGAGATCTTCCAAGTCACCGGGCCGATCCGCCGGATGGCCGCGGCCTTGGCGGGTGAGGGGTATTTGGTGGCGGTTCCCGAAGTGTATCACGAGTTCGAGGAGCCAGGGTGCGTGCTTGCCTACGATCAGGCCGGCTCCGACCGCGGCAATGAGCTGAAATATGCGAAGGACCTCGCGTCCTACGATGAGGACGTGGATGTGCTGGTGAAGTGGCTCCAAGGTCACGAAGCCTGCACCGGGAAAATCGCGAGCCACGGTGTCTGTCTGGGCGGTCACCTGTCGCTGCGCGCCGGCTTTCACGAGGGCATTTCGGCGGTTGCCTGCTTCTATCCGACCGATGTTCATTCGGCCACTCTCGGTGCGGGGAAGAGCGATGACACGCTGAAGCGGATCGGCGATCTGGACGCGCAGATGCTGTTTGTCTGGGGTCGTCAGGACCCGCACATCCCGCAGGCAGGGCGCGAGCTGATCCATGCGCGCCTCGAGGAGGCTGGACGCGCCTTCGAGTGGCACGAATTCAATGCGGCCCACGCCTTCCTCCGCGACGAGGGGCCGCGTTACAATCCGGCCTTGGCGCGGGTGTGCATGGCGGTCCTGCTGAGGTTCCTCGGCGAGGCCTTGGAATGA
- a CDS encoding basic secretory protein-like protein, which produces MKSALLTCVALLAASPALFAAAEVTKGYGPSDAGFKLDPVLPPAIDDIASKATFSIIDGQKDGASPDLAVLNDGKIPQSEDQPSANFFFANGSDGGRIGVDLGSVTSLRSIATYSWHNKERGPQLYKLYAADGRAKNFNAAPKKGTDPATCGWVPLAEVDTRPKTGDGAGQHAAEISNKNRRPLGSYRYLLFDISKTAEDAFANTFFSEIDVVDAGQSEVQRIKPLEKIVKNYKSKDGKFRYIIDSTKAPALTEWSEKELLPVVEEWYPKLVALLPSNGYRAPDQVTFEYRDDMGGTPAYAAGNKISLSAPWFPGELKREAKGCVIHEMGHVVQNYWRAAQTNRNPKNTPGWITEGICDYIRWFLYEPQSQGAHVRDVNQAKYDASYRVTANFLDWVVDKKDKALLQKLNEAAREGKYEEKLWKDWTGSTLQELGEDWKKAVKDGKR; this is translated from the coding sequence GTGAAATCCGCTCTTCTCACCTGTGTCGCCCTGCTCGCGGCCTCCCCCGCCCTTTTCGCCGCCGCCGAGGTGACCAAGGGCTACGGCCCTTCCGATGCCGGCTTCAAGCTCGACCCGGTGCTCCCGCCCGCCATCGACGACATCGCCTCCAAGGCGACCTTTTCCATCATCGACGGCCAAAAGGACGGTGCCAGCCCGGACCTCGCCGTGCTCAATGATGGCAAGATCCCGCAAAGCGAAGACCAGCCATCCGCCAACTTCTTTTTCGCAAACGGCAGCGATGGCGGACGGATCGGCGTCGATCTCGGCAGCGTCACTTCCCTGAGAAGCATTGCCACCTACTCGTGGCACAACAAGGAACGCGGCCCCCAACTCTACAAGCTCTACGCAGCCGACGGACGCGCGAAAAACTTCAACGCCGCTCCGAAAAAGGGCACCGATCCAGCGACCTGCGGCTGGGTGCCTCTTGCTGAAGTCGATACCCGCCCGAAGACCGGCGATGGTGCCGGCCAACACGCCGCCGAGATTTCCAACAAGAACCGCCGCCCTCTCGGCAGCTACCGCTACCTGCTCTTCGACATCTCTAAGACGGCCGAGGATGCGTTCGCCAATACCTTCTTCAGCGAGATCGACGTGGTCGATGCCGGGCAATCCGAAGTCCAGCGGATCAAGCCGCTGGAGAAGATCGTGAAGAACTACAAGTCGAAGGACGGCAAGTTCCGCTATATCATCGACAGCACCAAGGCCCCCGCGCTGACCGAATGGAGCGAGAAGGAACTGCTGCCAGTGGTCGAGGAATGGTATCCCAAGCTGGTGGCATTGCTGCCCAGCAATGGCTACCGCGCCCCGGACCAGGTGACCTTCGAATACCGCGATGACATGGGCGGCACGCCCGCCTACGCCGCAGGCAACAAGATCTCCCTGAGCGCACCGTGGTTTCCGGGCGAACTCAAGCGCGAGGCGAAGGGCTGCGTGATCCACGAAATGGGCCACGTGGTGCAGAACTACTGGCGCGCTGCCCAAACCAATCGCAACCCGAAGAACACGCCCGGCTGGATCACCGAAGGCATCTGCGACTACATCCGCTGGTTCCTCTATGAGCCGCAAAGCCAAGGCGCGCACGTCCGCGATGTAAACCAAGCCAAGTACGACGCCAGCTATCGGGTCACTGCAAACTTCCTCGACTGGGTCGTCGACAAGAAGGACAAGGCCTTGCTCCAGAAACTCAACGAAGCCGCCCGCGAAGGAAAATACGAGGAGAAGCTCTGGAAAGACTGGACCGGCAGCACGCTTCAGGAGCTGGGCGAAGACTGGAAGAAAGCGGTCAAAGACGGAAAGCGCTGA
- a CDS encoding DEAD/DEAH box helicase, whose product MLIENPPAAGNPREQAPYYMTPTTFEALPLAAPLHRALRELEYTTPSPIQAQAIPLLLEGRDLLGCAQTGTGKTAGFALPILHALHEKPRALKPKSARTLVLAPTRELAVQVAKSFSTYGKHVRFRQTMIYGGVGQNPQVAAMRSGVDVLVATPGRLLDLIEQKHLDLSGVEFFVLDEVDRMLDMGFLRDVKKIVAMIPQQRQSLFFSATLAPNIVQLAETILKNPAKVSIAPQTTTAERIEQKVAFIQKEHKRFLLEVLLKEQAEAGESKLTIVFSRTKHGANKLAKGLTAAGFEADAIHGNKSQAQREKALERFRKGLTPVLVATDVAARGVDVKDVGLVVNYDLPNEPEAYVHRIGRTGRAGAEGRSVSFCSEEEFDYLREIEKVIRMAVPRWDDHHWHAESLVERFQRGARGSVAQGSSSGGGQRRSSQGGGGRSQGGGRSQGNGRSQGERVAVQSEASGPAPAWTGRRRRGPRGRR is encoded by the coding sequence ATGCTCATCGAGAATCCGCCAGCCGCCGGGAATCCGCGCGAGCAGGCCCCATACTACATGACCCCGACCACGTTCGAGGCGCTGCCGCTGGCCGCGCCCCTTCACCGCGCATTGCGCGAACTTGAATACACCACGCCCTCGCCCATCCAGGCACAGGCCATTCCATTGCTGTTAGAAGGCCGCGACCTCCTCGGTTGCGCCCAAACCGGCACTGGTAAGACCGCTGGCTTCGCACTGCCCATTCTTCACGCACTGCATGAAAAGCCGCGTGCGCTGAAACCAAAGAGCGCCCGCACCCTCGTCCTCGCTCCCACCCGCGAACTCGCGGTCCAGGTGGCGAAGAGCTTCAGCACCTATGGCAAGCACGTCCGTTTCCGCCAGACGATGATCTACGGCGGCGTTGGCCAGAATCCACAGGTCGCTGCCATGCGCAGTGGCGTCGATGTCCTCGTCGCCACGCCGGGACGCCTGCTCGACCTGATCGAGCAGAAGCACCTCGACCTCTCGGGCGTCGAATTCTTCGTCCTCGATGAAGTCGATCGCATGCTCGACATGGGCTTTCTCCGCGACGTGAAGAAGATCGTCGCGATGATTCCCCAGCAGCGCCAGTCGCTGTTCTTCTCCGCCACCTTGGCGCCGAACATCGTCCAGCTCGCCGAAACCATCCTCAAGAACCCGGCGAAGGTCAGCATCGCGCCTCAGACCACCACCGCCGAACGCATTGAGCAGAAGGTCGCGTTCATCCAGAAGGAGCACAAGCGGTTCCTGTTGGAAGTCCTCTTGAAGGAGCAGGCGGAAGCCGGCGAATCCAAGCTGACCATCGTCTTCAGCCGCACCAAGCACGGCGCCAACAAGCTCGCGAAAGGCCTGACCGCCGCCGGCTTCGAAGCCGACGCCATCCACGGCAACAAGTCCCAGGCCCAACGCGAGAAGGCTCTGGAGCGGTTCCGCAAGGGACTCACACCCGTGCTCGTCGCCACTGACGTCGCCGCCCGCGGCGTGGACGTGAAAGACGTGGGCCTGGTGGTCAACTACGACCTGCCGAACGAGCCCGAGGCCTACGTCCACCGCATCGGCCGCACCGGTCGCGCGGGAGCTGAAGGCCGCTCGGTGTCGTTCTGCTCGGAAGAGGAGTTCGACTACCTTCGCGAGATCGAAAAGGTCATCCGCATGGCTGTCCCACGCTGGGACGATCACCATTGGCACGCTGAATCGTTGGTCGAACGCTTCCAACGTGGTGCCCGCGGCAGCGTCGCCCAGGGATCATCCTCGGGCGGTGGTCAACGCAGGTCATCCCAAGGAGGCGGAGGTCGCTCGCAAGGCGGTGGCCGCTCCCAAGGGAATGGTCGTTCCCAAGGCGAACGCGTCGCAGTTCAAAGCGAAGCTTCAGGTCCGGCACCAGCCTGGACCGGACGTCGCCGTCGCGGACCACGCGGACGCCGTTAA
- a CDS encoding low molecular weight protein tyrosine phosphatase family protein: MSKRLLFLCSRNRLRSPTAEAIFSRPGVETDSAGLSPDAAAILSPEQIEWADLILVMEAVHRTRLNRDFGPNLKGKKVVVLGIPDDFDFMDQELVKLLESKCARYLS; this comes from the coding sequence ATGTCCAAGCGCCTCCTGTTCCTCTGCTCACGCAACCGCCTGCGGAGCCCCACTGCCGAGGCCATTTTCTCCCGGCCCGGGGTGGAGACGGATTCCGCCGGCCTGAGTCCGGATGCGGCTGCGATCCTGAGCCCGGAACAGATCGAGTGGGCCGATCTCATCCTGGTGATGGAAGCGGTCCATCGCACCCGGCTCAATCGTGACTTTGGACCCAATCTCAAGGGCAAAAAAGTCGTGGTGCTCGGCATTCCCGATGACTTCGATTTCATGGACCAGGAGCTGGTGAAGCTGCTTGAATCCAAGTGCGCCCGGTATCTTTCTTAA
- a CDS encoding DUF1697 domain-containing protein, with the protein MDTYIALLRGINVSGKNPVPMAKLKETFAGLGFADVKTYLQSGNVVFRTKKKTAPAKLASEIEAAISHDFGHQVSVLVLTPGEIEHVAAHNPLWPKSGGELTHFHATFLFDPVSKATFDALKLPAAEGERALLSKGVVLLHCPHGYGNTKLNNTWFEKALKVRATTRNWRTVQALREMAAD; encoded by the coding sequence ATGGACACCTACATCGCCCTGCTTCGCGGTATCAATGTCTCGGGTAAAAACCCGGTCCCGATGGCCAAGCTGAAGGAAACCTTCGCCGGTCTCGGCTTTGCTGACGTGAAGACCTATCTGCAAAGCGGCAATGTCGTCTTCCGGACCAAGAAAAAGACGGCACCCGCCAAACTCGCCAGCGAGATCGAGGCCGCGATTTCCCACGACTTCGGCCATCAGGTATCGGTGCTCGTTTTGACGCCGGGGGAAATCGAACACGTCGCCGCCCACAATCCCCTCTGGCCGAAATCCGGTGGCGAACTGACCCATTTTCACGCCACGTTCCTTTTCGATCCCGTATCAAAAGCGACCTTCGACGCGCTGAAACTCCCCGCCGCGGAAGGCGAGCGCGCCCTTCTCTCCAAAGGGGTAGTTCTGCTCCACTGCCCGCACGGCTATGGCAACACCAAGCTGAACAACACGTGGTTCGAAAAGGCCCTGAAAGTGCGCGCCACCACCCGCAATTGGCGGACGGTGCAGGCGTTGCGGGAGATGGCAGCAGACTGA
- a CDS encoding DEAD/DEAH box helicase has translation MNPDRATLNFLNSFPEEARKRGERLQKDGAVTQIFGNHLFIQGRVEDETGTFRTSLRLQGNRWFGSCTAEDEVIAAACQYATMMERMHRGEDLPESPNEFDDTPVLDIIEEKLGRELDDKEADFVSKIEKRYRRYVIEGELHDHDMVRITPRWEITTYEPLELWPMPPGDILEFWNYLAYAFYKKKLPYPEFMNVITDLAHVQKKMADWEQEREVASWYDRIEQVNERPPQDPPVEVAFRLVATINEARIEVKEGANGLWTQIREKNDIERFVTMHHQAALRMDAPSQVLWEHFLAYYRDHNDITFDFDTEEACRFMNRVFRQPALKGYLVNLDEREFKVVTDALKWVCEDDPYDPNSFALQLVTAGGENVSHSVRMLPGRKELYQSDETVFPGPPRWLEETEVMPRYLIPKRVIDSLEGVEFLRKIGASLPESLKKRVVDLELKPKFEMKLVAGLTAAETEHLVIDVTAIESKERRTERLTKDGWELVEQQPLKGKQLLRFAREELYPVPGLLDEMGLTYDEKLLSFKSRITKQFPEKFAEWIKAMPESVELDIDLRLKSILNDPVTAAVRFEVINQEIDWFDLRIVIDVEGVNLSKAQIRQLVAARGGYVRMEDGSWMRLEIRLDADQREAVTRLGLDPFDLSGETHRMHALQLADPKAADVFDPKAWKRIKDRAGDIQIEVMPDVPDRLNATLRPYQVDGFRFLAYLSTNNFGGILADDMGLGKTIQSLTYVLWLIEEAEKNKEMHRPVLVVCPKSVLDVWASEAQKFAPGVRVKVLRNREDLNVKETQEDIDMLVLNYAQLRVCGDLLNEIKWLTTILDEGQQIKNPDSKAAKCARELDSANRLVLTGTPIENRLLDMWSLMAFAMPGVLGSRAYFKKRFDKRKDPLSQNRLAARLRPFLLRRTKLQVAQDLPPRTEEEVYSKMENIQQELYKAELKRIQKALLGLDSDEAVKKNSFAILQGLMRLRQICCHPGLIDPKYLKEESAKMESLFYLLDQLHEEGHKVLVFSQFVSMLDLIKARLELDARPFHYLTGQTKDRKGEIERFQTTKDPSVFMLSLKAGGAGLNLTSASYVILYDPWWNPAVENQAIDRTHRIGQKNKVIAYRLLTRDTVEEKIRILQHQKTQLVTNVLGDEGFASNLGLEDLQFILNHGGEDEEPS, from the coding sequence ATGAATCCGGACAGAGCGACGCTGAATTTCCTCAACAGCTTCCCCGAGGAAGCACGCAAGCGCGGTGAGCGCCTTCAGAAAGACGGCGCGGTCACCCAGATCTTCGGAAATCACCTTTTCATCCAGGGCCGCGTCGAGGACGAGACCGGCACCTTCCGCACCAGCCTGCGCCTGCAGGGGAACCGCTGGTTCGGCTCCTGCACCGCCGAGGACGAAGTGATCGCCGCCGCGTGTCAGTACGCGACGATGATGGAGCGGATGCACCGCGGCGAGGACCTGCCGGAGTCGCCCAATGAATTCGACGACACGCCCGTTCTCGACATCATCGAGGAGAAGCTGGGCCGCGAGCTGGACGACAAGGAAGCGGACTTCGTTTCCAAGATCGAGAAGCGCTATCGCCGCTACGTGATCGAAGGCGAGCTGCACGACCACGACATGGTCCGCATCACGCCACGCTGGGAAATCACCACCTACGAGCCGCTCGAACTGTGGCCGATGCCGCCGGGCGATATCCTCGAGTTCTGGAACTACCTCGCCTACGCCTTCTACAAGAAGAAGCTCCCTTACCCGGAGTTCATGAACGTGATCACCGATCTGGCGCACGTTCAGAAGAAGATGGCGGATTGGGAGCAGGAGCGCGAAGTCGCCTCCTGGTATGACCGCATCGAGCAAGTCAACGAGCGCCCGCCGCAAGACCCGCCGGTGGAAGTTGCCTTCCGTCTCGTGGCCACGATCAACGAGGCCCGCATCGAGGTGAAGGAAGGCGCGAATGGCCTGTGGACGCAGATTCGCGAGAAGAACGACATCGAACGCTTTGTCACCATGCATCATCAGGCCGCGCTTCGCATGGATGCGCCGAGCCAAGTGCTGTGGGAGCATTTCCTCGCCTACTACCGCGACCATAACGACATCACCTTCGACTTCGATACCGAGGAAGCCTGCCGTTTCATGAACCGGGTGTTCCGCCAGCCGGCCTTGAAGGGCTACCTGGTGAACCTCGACGAGCGCGAGTTCAAGGTGGTCACCGACGCCCTCAAGTGGGTCTGCGAGGACGATCCGTACGATCCTAACAGCTTCGCGCTGCAACTCGTCACCGCCGGTGGTGAAAACGTTTCGCACTCGGTGCGAATGCTGCCGGGTCGCAAGGAACTCTATCAGTCCGACGAAACCGTGTTCCCCGGGCCGCCACGCTGGCTGGAGGAGACGGAAGTGATGCCCCGCTACCTGATTCCCAAGCGCGTCATCGACTCCCTTGAAGGTGTCGAGTTCCTCCGCAAGATCGGAGCCTCGCTGCCGGAGTCGCTGAAGAAGCGCGTCGTCGATCTGGAGCTCAAGCCGAAGTTCGAAATGAAGCTGGTGGCCGGCCTGACCGCTGCCGAGACCGAACACTTGGTGATCGACGTGACCGCGATCGAGTCCAAGGAGCGCCGCACCGAGCGACTGACCAAGGACGGTTGGGAGCTGGTCGAACAGCAGCCGCTCAAGGGCAAGCAGCTCCTCCGTTTCGCCCGCGAGGAGCTCTATCCCGTGCCCGGTCTGCTGGACGAAATGGGTCTCACTTACGACGAGAAGCTGCTTTCCTTCAAATCCCGCATCACCAAGCAGTTCCCGGAGAAGTTCGCCGAATGGATCAAGGCGATGCCGGAATCCGTCGAACTCGACATCGACCTGCGCCTCAAGTCGATCCTCAACGATCCGGTCACCGCGGCCGTTCGCTTCGAGGTGATCAATCAGGAGATCGACTGGTTCGACCTGCGGATCGTCATCGATGTGGAAGGCGTCAATCTGTCCAAGGCGCAGATCCGCCAGCTTGTCGCTGCGCGTGGCGGCTACGTCCGCATGGAAGATGGCTCGTGGATGCGGCTCGAGATCAGGCTCGATGCCGACCAGCGCGAAGCGGTCACCCGCCTCGGTCTCGATCCCTTCGACCTTTCCGGCGAAACGCACCGCATGCACGCGCTGCAGCTCGCCGATCCGAAGGCAGCGGATGTCTTCGACCCGAAGGCGTGGAAGCGCATCAAGGACCGCGCCGGTGATATCCAGATCGAGGTGATGCCCGACGTTCCGGACAGGCTCAACGCGACGCTGCGTCCGTATCAGGTTGATGGCTTCCGTTTCCTCGCCTATCTCTCGACCAATAATTTCGGTGGCATTCTCGCCGATGACATGGGTCTGGGCAAGACGATCCAGTCGCTGACCTACGTCCTGTGGCTGATCGAAGAGGCGGAGAAAAACAAGGAGATGCACCGCCCGGTGCTCGTCGTGTGTCCCAAGTCCGTCTTGGACGTGTGGGCGAGCGAGGCTCAGAAGTTCGCTCCAGGTGTCCGCGTGAAGGTCCTGCGCAATCGCGAGGATCTCAACGTCAAGGAGACCCAGGAGGACATCGACATGCTGGTGCTGAACTACGCCCAGCTTCGCGTCTGCGGCGACCTGCTCAACGAGATCAAGTGGCTCACCACGATTCTCGACGAAGGCCAGCAGATCAAGAACCCGGACTCGAAGGCAGCCAAGTGCGCCCGCGAGCTGGATTCCGCGAACCGTCTGGTGCTTACCGGTACGCCGATCGAAAACCGCTTGCTCGACATGTGGTCGCTGATGGCTTTCGCCATGCCGGGCGTGCTCGGTAGCCGCGCCTACTTCAAGAAGCGCTTCGACAAGCGGAAAGACCCGCTTTCGCAGAACCGTCTGGCCGCGCGCCTGCGTCCATTCCTGCTCCGCCGCACCAAGCTGCAGGTGGCCCAGGATCTGCCGCCGCGGACGGAAGAGGAGGTCTACTCCAAGATGGAGAATATCCAGCAGGAGCTCTACAAAGCGGAGCTGAAGCGCATCCAGAAGGCCCTGCTCGGCCTCGACTCGGACGAAGCGGTGAAGAAGAACTCCTTCGCCATTCTCCAGGGCCTGATGCGCTTGCGTCAGATCTGCTGTCACCCGGGTCTCATCGATCCGAAGTATTTGAAGGAAGAGTCCGCCAAGATGGAGTCGCTCTTCTACCTCCTGGACCAGCTCCACGAGGAAGGCCACAAGGTGCTCGTCTTCTCGCAGTTCGTCTCGATGCTCGACCTGATCAAGGCTCGCCTCGAACTCGACGCCCGTCCGTTCCACTACCTCACGGGTCAGACGAAGGACCGCAAGGGCGAGATCGAGCGCTTCCAGACGACCAAGGATCCGTCCGTCTTCATGCTCTCGCTGAAGGCCGGTGGTGCCGGTCTGAACCTGACCTCTGCGTCCTATGTTATCCTCTACGATCCGTGGTGGAACCCGGCCGTGGAAAACCAGGCCATCGACCGAACCCACCGTATCGGCCAGAAGAACAAGGTGATCGCGTATCGCCTCCTCACCCGCGACACCGTGGAAGAGAAGATCCGCATCCTGCAGCACCAGAAGACCCAGCTCGTGACGAACGTGCTCGGCGACGAAGGCTTCGCCTCGAACCTGGGACTGGAAGACCTGCAGTTCATCCTCAACCACGGCGGCGAGGACGAGGAGCCGAGCTGA
- a CDS encoding methyltransferase has product MDPTPERIFQVGTSFWSSKTLLAAVELEVFTILGEAPANVETLKQRLGFQDRGARDFFDTLVALGFLERTDGVYRNTQETGLFLDKAKPSYVGGILEMASRRLYGFWDHLIPALRSGEPQNEVKSGEEPFATIYSEPERLRGFLRAMTGVSRGANLAIARNFPWASYATCADVGTAQGDLVAQIALANPHLKGTGYDLPVVGPVFDEYIAGLGLGDRVKFQAADFFQDEMPAVDVILMGHILHDWDLPTKRMLLEKAWRALPPGGAVIVYDAVIDDDRSQNAFGLLMSLNMLIETPGGFDYTGADCIGWMKDAGFRDCRVEHLIGPDSMVVGIK; this is encoded by the coding sequence ATGGATCCCACCCCAGAACGCATCTTTCAAGTTGGCACCAGCTTTTGGTCTTCCAAGACCTTGCTAGCGGCCGTGGAACTCGAGGTCTTCACGATTCTCGGCGAGGCGCCTGCCAATGTGGAAACCCTGAAGCAGCGGCTTGGCTTCCAGGACCGCGGGGCACGGGACTTCTTTGATACGCTCGTGGCACTCGGCTTTCTGGAGCGGACGGATGGCGTGTATCGCAACACGCAGGAGACCGGCTTGTTCCTCGACAAGGCGAAGCCGTCTTACGTCGGCGGGATTCTGGAGATGGCCAGCCGCCGGCTGTATGGCTTCTGGGATCACCTGATCCCGGCGCTGCGCAGCGGCGAGCCGCAGAATGAAGTGAAGAGCGGCGAGGAGCCCTTTGCCACGATTTACTCCGAGCCGGAGCGCCTGCGGGGTTTCCTGCGTGCGATGACGGGCGTAAGCCGCGGTGCGAACCTGGCGATCGCGCGGAATTTCCCGTGGGCGAGCTACGCGACTTGTGCCGACGTCGGCACCGCGCAGGGTGATCTTGTCGCACAGATTGCGCTGGCAAACCCGCACTTGAAAGGCACTGGCTACGACCTGCCGGTGGTCGGCCCGGTATTCGACGAATACATTGCCGGCTTGGGGCTTGGGGACCGCGTGAAGTTCCAAGCGGCGGACTTCTTCCAAGACGAAATGCCGGCGGTGGATGTGATCCTGATGGGGCACATCCTCCATGATTGGGACCTGCCGACGAAGCGGATGCTGCTGGAGAAGGCGTGGCGTGCGCTGCCGCCGGGAGGCGCGGTGATCGTTTACGATGCGGTCATTGATGACGACCGCTCGCAGAATGCCTTTGGCCTGCTGATGAGCTTGAACATGTTGATCGAGACGCCCGGTGGCTTCGACTACACCGGGGCCGATTGCATCGGGTGGATGAAGGACGCCGGGTTCCGCGACTGCCGCGTGGAGCACCTGATCGGGCCGGACTCGATGGTGGTGGGGATCAAATAG